A single window of Candidatus Aegiribacteria sp. DNA harbors:
- a CDS encoding tyrosine-type recombinase/integrase: QKSTLNNPFFCLDNPGHLKRTLKLLREFWLIHRNEEWLFPRVGQGSHGKYDISRPINQPVSKVVIQNAFKEALVASGIRKKAHVHSLRHSYATHLLEAGVNLRQIQMNLGHNSPQTTAIYTHLTGIAQEKARVNLDKIMNELP; the protein is encoded by the coding sequence CAAAAATCCACCTTAAACAACCCCTTTTTCTGTCTTGACAACCCAGGCCACCTCAAACGAACTCTCAAACTTCTACGGGAATTCTGGCTGATCCACCGGAATGAAGAGTGGTTGTTTCCCCGAGTCGGACAAGGCAGTCACGGCAAGTACGACATATCAAGGCCAATCAATCAACCTGTTTCAAAGGTAGTAATTCAGAATGCGTTTAAAGAGGCTCTTGTAGCCAGTGGCATTCGTAAGAAGGCTCATGTGCATTCGCTTCGCCACAGCTATGCAACGCACCTTCTTGAGGCTGGCGTTAACCTGCGACAGATTCAGATGAATCTGGGACACAATAGTCCTCAAACTACAGCGATCTATACACATCTGACTGGTATTGCACAGGAGAAAGCCAGAGTAAATCTGGACAAGATCATGAATGAACTACCCTGA